The Xanthobacter flavus genome includes a window with the following:
- a CDS encoding branched-chain amino acid ABC transporter permease: MTLLNFFQLLVSGIAMGAIYTLTAKGLFITHLATHRLNFGQGDFLMVGAFASIGMLTAGVPAPLAVLGVLVLMGVLGYLLERFTIRPLDRLGDRAGAYSWVLTTAGAALILQNIVELGFGKSAQYAPPLFSKTRDNVINILGVGIFFEEAAIIITAFVVVGAFYWFLFGSRWGKAVYAVAFNPEAASLFGIDVRGVVVLVFVLAALMAGISGVLVGPLVSVHPHMGLIFTIKALAVAAVGGFTNPVGILLGGLLFGVAEAFSNYWDSAFGDLYPLLFVMALLAFRPSGLFGERRADVR; the protein is encoded by the coding sequence ATGACGCTGCTCAATTTCTTCCAGCTGCTCGTGAGCGGCATCGCCATGGGCGCGATCTACACGCTCACCGCGAAGGGCCTGTTCATCACCCATCTTGCGACCCACCGGCTGAACTTTGGCCAGGGTGATTTCCTCATGGTGGGCGCCTTCGCCTCCATCGGCATGCTGACCGCGGGGGTGCCCGCTCCGCTCGCCGTGCTGGGCGTGCTCGTCCTCATGGGCGTGCTCGGCTATCTGCTCGAGCGCTTCACCATCCGCCCCCTCGACCGGCTGGGCGATCGCGCCGGCGCCTATTCCTGGGTGCTCACCACCGCCGGGGCCGCTCTGATCCTGCAGAACATCGTCGAGCTTGGCTTCGGCAAGTCCGCGCAATATGCGCCGCCCCTGTTCTCCAAGACCCGCGACAACGTCATCAACATCCTCGGTGTCGGCATCTTCTTTGAGGAAGCGGCGATCATCATCACCGCCTTCGTCGTCGTGGGCGCCTTCTACTGGTTCCTGTTCGGCTCGCGCTGGGGCAAGGCGGTCTATGCCGTCGCCTTCAATCCGGAAGCCGCCTCCCTGTTCGGCATCGACGTGCGCGGCGTGGTGGTGCTGGTGTTCGTGCTGGCCGCGCTCATGGCCGGCATCTCCGGCGTGCTCGTCGGGCCGCTGGTGTCGGTGCATCCACACATGGGTCTCATCTTCACCATCAAGGCGCTTGCTGTCGCGGCAGTGGGCGGCTTCACCAATCCGGTCGGCATCCTGCTGGGCGGGCTCCTGTTCGGCGTCGCCGAGGCCTTCTCCAACTATTGGGACAGCGCCTTCGGTGATCTCTACCCGCTGCTCTTCGTCATGGCTCTCCTCGCCTTCCGCCCGTCCGGGCTGTTCGGCGAGCGACGCGCCGACGTGCGCTGA
- a CDS encoding branched-chain amino acid ABC transporter ATP-binding protein/permease, which yields MPRIPRLVAYGLAAAVIAVFPLVAPNPFFVHVGQTFAYTAIAVIGLNILLGLSGQMSLGHGGFYAVGAYVSAILTTTYGWPLTLSMGVALAACLLAGLLVGAVALRTRGLYLAMATLAFGFIVEIVAQRWVSVTGGTMGLMGVPQIDFGNFRMGPTYFFWVAAGILLMVQIASDYVFGSSIGRRLNAVKESESFAATVGLNVPLWRIGVFAASAALAGLAGVLFAHQSGFVSSDAFNIRLTISLLIATVIGGLGRSAGPLLGTAILIGIAEAIAAVHDIGLMLYGGILLVVLLVFPEGAIGLFGRPRSKASSAPEAAPAFQPAISGRGDAGGRLDVESVTKSYAGVVALRDATVSVEPGTIHALIGPNGAGKSTFINVVAGLYAPTSGRIRIGGVDVTDLPAHRRARLGLVRTFQNLQLIQSVSVLENVMLGMRRRQGLVADALAFLLGAGHEARERAEAASILGFLGIGHLADMKPRDLSYGHRKLVELARAIAQKPAILLLDEPVAGVNPQEAREVARIVAKLRDAGISVLLVEHNMEFVMGLADRVTVLDFGNRIACGTPAEVQKDPNVIRAYLGAVEDAA from the coding sequence ATGCCCCGCATCCCGCGCCTCGTGGCCTATGGCCTCGCCGCCGCCGTCATCGCGGTCTTCCCGCTCGTCGCGCCCAATCCGTTCTTCGTCCATGTGGGCCAGACCTTCGCCTACACCGCCATCGCGGTGATCGGGCTGAACATCCTGCTCGGCCTGTCCGGGCAGATGTCGCTGGGCCATGGCGGCTTCTACGCGGTCGGCGCCTATGTCTCCGCCATTCTCACCACCACCTATGGCTGGCCGCTCACCCTCTCCATGGGTGTGGCGCTCGCTGCCTGTCTGCTCGCCGGCCTGCTGGTGGGCGCGGTGGCGCTTCGCACGCGCGGGCTCTACCTCGCCATGGCGACGCTCGCCTTCGGCTTCATCGTGGAGATCGTGGCCCAGCGCTGGGTGAGCGTCACCGGCGGCACCATGGGCCTCATGGGCGTGCCGCAGATCGACTTCGGCAACTTCCGCATGGGGCCGACCTATTTCTTCTGGGTGGCCGCCGGCATCCTCCTGATGGTGCAGATCGCCAGCGACTACGTGTTCGGCTCGTCCATCGGCCGCCGCCTCAACGCGGTGAAGGAGAGCGAATCCTTCGCGGCGACGGTGGGGCTCAACGTGCCGCTCTGGCGCATCGGCGTGTTTGCCGCGAGCGCTGCGCTGGCGGGCCTGGCCGGCGTTCTGTTCGCCCACCAGAGCGGTTTCGTCTCCTCCGACGCGTTCAACATCCGCCTCACCATCTCTCTGCTCATTGCAACGGTCATCGGCGGGCTCGGCCGCTCGGCCGGGCCGCTCCTGGGAACCGCCATCCTGATCGGCATCGCGGAAGCGATCGCGGCCGTCCATGACATCGGCCTGATGCTCTATGGCGGCATCCTGCTCGTGGTGCTCCTTGTCTTCCCCGAGGGCGCCATCGGCCTGTTCGGCCGTCCGCGCTCGAAGGCCAGCTCCGCGCCCGAAGCCGCGCCCGCCTTCCAGCCCGCCATCAGCGGACGCGGCGACGCCGGCGGACGGCTCGACGTGGAAAGCGTCACCAAGAGCTATGCCGGCGTGGTGGCGCTGCGCGATGCGACGGTCTCGGTCGAGCCCGGAACCATCCACGCGCTGATCGGCCCGAACGGCGCAGGCAAGTCCACCTTCATCAATGTGGTGGCCGGCCTCTACGCTCCGACCTCCGGCCGCATCCGGATCGGTGGCGTCGATGTGACCGACCTGCCGGCCCACCGACGCGCCCGCCTGGGGCTGGTGCGGACCTTCCAGAACCTCCAGCTCATCCAAAGCGTGAGCGTGCTGGAAAACGTGATGCTGGGGATGCGGCGGCGCCAGGGACTGGTCGCGGACGCACTCGCCTTTCTCCTCGGCGCCGGCCACGAGGCGCGCGAGCGGGCGGAGGCGGCCTCCATCCTCGGCTTCCTTGGCATCGGCCACCTCGCCGACATGAAGCCCAGGGATCTGTCCTACGGCCACCGCAAGCTGGTCGAGCTGGCCCGCGCCATCGCCCAGAAGCCCGCCATCCTGCTGCTGGACGAGCCGGTTGCCGGCGTGAACCCGCAGGAAGCGCGCGAGGTCGCGCGGATCGTGGCGAAGCTGCGCGATGCCGGCATCAGCGTGCTTCTGGTCGAGCACAACATGGAGTTCGTGATGGGCCTCGCCGACCGCGTGACGGTGCTCGATTTCGGCAATCGCATCGCCTGCGGCACGCCGGCCGAGGTGCAGAAGGATCCGAATGTCATCCGCGCCTATCTCGGCGCCGTGGAGGATGCGGCATGA
- a CDS encoding thiolase C-terminal domain-containing protein: protein MRPVFVAGIGSSAFGRHPQTSIEALAIRAADAAIRESGLDRSDVGALYLGNFVAGPLLGQEVLAGLVADGLGLPQIPCTKVEGACASGGIAFRHAYLAVATGLCDMALAVGAEKMTHADTAAVTSALNCAMDFRSDGVSGLTFPGLFGLAWRLYEQRYGATRDDISAVVRKNKGNGLKNPLAQMGADLSTEEIGNARLICDPLRLYDCCPASDGAAAVLLVAGDRLREVIPQPVQVLASAQARGSARIAGHPDLCTFEATVAAAQGAYAQAGITPDEVSCVELHDCFSIAEIIDAEDLGLMPRGAGAGYAAEGRTAVNGDRPINASGGLLAKGHPVGATGLGQIYESVLQLRGTHTNQVKGAKIALTHNLGGTGVACTVNILRATDA from the coding sequence ATGAGGCCCGTCTTCGTCGCCGGCATCGGCTCCTCGGCGTTCGGACGTCATCCGCAGACCTCCATCGAGGCCCTCGCCATCCGCGCCGCCGATGCGGCGATCCGCGAATCCGGGCTCGACCGCAGCGATGTCGGCGCACTCTATCTCGGCAACTTCGTCGCCGGCCCCCTCCTCGGCCAGGAAGTGCTGGCGGGACTGGTGGCGGACGGCCTCGGCCTGCCGCAGATTCCCTGCACCAAGGTGGAGGGCGCCTGCGCCTCCGGCGGCATCGCCTTCCGCCATGCCTATCTCGCGGTGGCGACCGGCCTGTGCGACATGGCCCTCGCCGTGGGCGCCGAGAAGATGACCCATGCCGATACGGCGGCCGTCACCTCGGCGCTGAACTGCGCCATGGATTTCCGCAGCGATGGGGTGAGCGGCCTCACCTTCCCCGGCCTGTTCGGCCTTGCCTGGCGCCTCTACGAGCAGCGCTATGGAGCGACGCGGGACGATATCTCCGCCGTGGTGCGCAAGAACAAGGGCAACGGCCTGAAGAACCCCCTCGCCCAGATGGGCGCTGACCTCTCGACCGAGGAGATCGGCAACGCCCGCCTGATCTGCGATCCGCTGCGCCTCTACGACTGCTGCCCGGCCAGCGACGGGGCTGCCGCCGTGCTCCTCGTCGCCGGCGATCGCCTGCGCGAGGTCATCCCGCAGCCGGTCCAGGTGCTGGCCTCGGCACAGGCACGCGGCAGCGCCCGAATCGCCGGCCATCCGGACCTGTGCACCTTCGAGGCGACGGTCGCCGCCGCCCAGGGCGCCTATGCCCAGGCTGGCATCACCCCAGACGAGGTGAGCTGCGTAGAACTGCACGACTGCTTCTCCATCGCCGAGATCATCGATGCGGAAGACCTCGGCCTGATGCCGCGCGGCGCCGGTGCCGGCTACGCCGCGGAGGGACGCACGGCCGTGAATGGCGACCGGCCGATCAACGCCAGCGGCGGCCTGCTCGCCAAGGGGCATCCGGTGGGCGCCACCGGTCTCGGCCAGATCTACGAGAGCGTGCTCCAGCTGCGCGGCACCCACACCAACCAGGTGAAGGGCGCCAAGATCGCCCTCACCCACAATCTCGGCGGCACGGGCGTCGCCTGCACCGTCAACATCCTGCGCGCCACCGACGCCTGA
- a CDS encoding enoyl-CoA hydratase/isomerase family protein, which yields MSDIRCDRHGKVWLITIDRPAVMNSLDFAANDDLVEVFRDFDRDDGAHVAVVTGAGDKAFCAGADLKSYTVNFARTPAPEFRTRYTNGPGFGGITRSVEIDKPILAAVNGFAISGGFELALACDLRFCAPNAEFALQDAKWGFHACDGGLIRLPQIVGLGHAMEIILSGERVNAEHAFRIGLVNRIVPAEELVAFTLDYAQMLAKRSPLSHRFAKEVMRRAVGMPMGEALRLESRSFFDLGQSQDIVEGTTAFREKREADFQGR from the coding sequence ATGAGCGATATCCGCTGCGACCGCCACGGCAAGGTCTGGCTCATCACCATCGACCGCCCGGCGGTGATGAACTCCCTCGACTTTGCCGCCAACGATGATCTCGTGGAGGTTTTCCGCGATTTCGACCGCGACGACGGCGCCCATGTGGCGGTCGTCACCGGGGCGGGCGACAAGGCCTTCTGCGCCGGCGCCGACCTGAAGAGCTACACGGTGAACTTCGCCCGCACCCCGGCGCCGGAATTCCGCACCCGCTACACCAACGGCCCCGGCTTCGGCGGCATCACCCGCTCGGTGGAGATCGACAAGCCCATCCTCGCGGCCGTGAACGGCTTCGCCATCTCCGGCGGCTTCGAGCTGGCCCTCGCCTGCGACCTGAGGTTCTGCGCGCCCAATGCGGAATTCGCGCTCCAGGACGCCAAATGGGGCTTCCATGCCTGCGACGGCGGCCTCATCCGCTTGCCGCAGATCGTCGGCCTCGGCCATGCCATGGAGATCATACTCTCCGGCGAGCGCGTGAACGCCGAGCACGCCTTCCGCATCGGCCTCGTCAATCGCATCGTGCCCGCGGAAGAACTGGTGGCGTTCACCCTCGACTATGCCCAGATGCTGGCGAAGCGCTCGCCGCTGTCGCACCGCTTCGCCAAGGAGGTGATGCGCCGCGCCGTCGGCATGCCCATGGGCGAGGCGCTGCGGCTGGAATCCCGCTCCTTCTTCGACCTCGGGCAAAGCCAGGACATCGTCGAGGGCACCACCGCCTTCCGCGAGAAGCGCGAAGCCGATTTCCAGGGTCGCTGA
- a CDS encoding Zn-ribbon domain-containing OB-fold protein, translated as MSSASLPVAILRCAACGQLDAGPRELCPTCHSPDMEPVTVEGDGALVSWTLVRRPPTRFQADGPYAVAVVDLDCGVRLTGRLAHVPVDDADAPPLGARMRVCDTAGITQFAPADSGR; from the coding sequence ATGTCTTCCGCTTCCCTTCCCGTCGCGATCCTGCGCTGCGCCGCGTGCGGGCAGCTCGATGCAGGCCCGCGCGAACTCTGCCCCACCTGTCACAGCCCGGACATGGAGCCGGTCACGGTGGAGGGTGACGGCGCCCTCGTCTCCTGGACGCTGGTGCGCCGCCCACCCACCCGTTTCCAGGCGGACGGGCCCTATGCCGTGGCCGTGGTGGACCTCGATTGCGGCGTGCGCCTGACCGGGCGGCTCGCGCACGTGCCGGTGGACGACGCCGATGCGCCGCCGCTCGGCGCCCGGATGCGCGTGTGTGACACCGCAGGCATCACCCAGTTTGCGCCGGCCGACTCCGGGCGCTGA
- a CDS encoding AMP-binding protein, whose protein sequence is MSIAKLILQTARRLPDNPAITDAEGTLTYAAFAERSARIAGGLRAMGLAPGARVVLFMENTGAFFECLLGCWIAGLCAVPVNAKLHPREVIGIAADADAEALVTTPGLYPSLTAETDALVQLRAVVSTGTEAYARLVAAEPIACADAAPGERAWLFYTSGTTGKPKGAMLSHRNLLAMSLAYYADVDAVDTDDTHISCAPVSHGAGLYALPFLMKGGHQVVLPGFDVEDVLEAVARYSKVSLFAAPTMLTRMVNHPATLTADLTNLKTIYYGGAPMYVADLKHALRVIGPKLCQIFGQGESPMTITALPKALHVNADGTPADDAVLGSCGFPRSGQEIRVVDEDGRDLPFGEVGEIITRSDCVMEGYWNNPAGTAAALRDGWLYTGDVGSLDTRGFLTLRDRSKDLIISGGSNIYPREVEEVLLRHEGVLEVSVIGAPHADWGEEVVAFVAVRPGAEVDVAALDQLCLDNIARFKRPKRYRFEAALPKNNYGKILKTELRRRLAEDDAAARTHQQGAAS, encoded by the coding sequence ATGAGCATCGCCAAGCTCATCCTGCAGACTGCGCGACGCCTGCCGGACAATCCCGCCATCACCGACGCCGAAGGCACCCTCACCTACGCGGCTTTCGCCGAGCGATCGGCCCGCATCGCCGGAGGCCTCCGGGCGATGGGCCTCGCGCCCGGCGCGCGCGTTGTGCTGTTCATGGAGAACACCGGCGCCTTCTTCGAGTGCCTGCTCGGCTGCTGGATCGCCGGCCTGTGCGCCGTCCCGGTGAATGCCAAGCTGCATCCGCGCGAGGTGATCGGCATCGCCGCCGATGCGGACGCCGAAGCGCTCGTCACCACCCCTGGCCTGTACCCGTCGCTCACGGCCGAGACCGACGCCCTCGTTCAGTTGCGCGCCGTCGTCTCCACTGGCACCGAGGCCTATGCCCGCCTTGTCGCGGCTGAACCCATTGCCTGCGCGGATGCCGCGCCGGGGGAGCGGGCGTGGCTGTTCTACACCTCCGGCACCACCGGGAAGCCGAAGGGCGCGATGCTCAGCCATCGCAATCTCCTGGCCATGTCGCTGGCCTATTATGCGGATGTCGATGCGGTCGATACCGATGACACCCACATCTCATGCGCGCCGGTGTCCCACGGCGCCGGGCTCTATGCCCTGCCCTTCCTGATGAAGGGCGGGCATCAGGTGGTGCTGCCCGGCTTCGACGTGGAGGACGTGCTGGAGGCCGTCGCGCGTTACAGCAAGGTCTCGCTCTTCGCCGCGCCGACCATGCTGACGCGGATGGTGAACCATCCCGCGACACTGACCGCCGACCTCACCAACCTCAAGACCATCTATTATGGCGGCGCACCCATGTACGTCGCCGACCTGAAGCACGCGCTGCGCGTGATCGGCCCGAAGCTGTGCCAGATCTTCGGCCAGGGGGAATCCCCCATGACCATCACCGCCCTGCCGAAGGCGCTGCACGTGAACGCGGACGGCACGCCGGCCGACGACGCGGTGCTCGGTTCGTGCGGCTTTCCCCGCTCCGGGCAGGAGATCCGCGTGGTCGACGAGGACGGGCGGGATCTGCCGTTCGGCGAGGTCGGCGAGATCATCACCCGCAGCGACTGCGTGATGGAAGGCTACTGGAACAACCCCGCCGGCACCGCCGCCGCCCTGCGCGACGGCTGGCTCTACACCGGCGATGTGGGCAGCCTCGACACGCGCGGCTTTCTCACGCTGCGCGATCGCTCCAAGGACCTCATCATCTCCGGCGGCAGCAACATCTATCCCCGTGAGGTGGAGGAGGTGCTGCTGCGCCACGAAGGCGTTCTAGAGGTCTCCGTCATCGGCGCGCCGCACGCGGACTGGGGCGAGGAGGTGGTGGCGTTCGTCGCCGTGCGGCCGGGCGCGGAAGTCGATGTCGCGGCGCTCGACCAGCTCTGCCTCGACAACATCGCCCGCTTCAAGCGGCCCAAGCGCTATCGCTTCGAGGCGGCGCTGCCCAAGAACAATTACGGCAAGATCCTCAAGACCGAGCTGCGCCGCCGGCTGGCGGAAGACGACGCTGCCGCGCGGACGCACCAGCAGGGAGCCGCCTCATGA
- a CDS encoding ABC transporter substrate-binding protein produces the protein MVRTESVKGALLRGTATALALLLGPAGAALAQTPVKIGVVEGLSGPPAIVDFGESYLQGIKLALEDYKAKGGKTPIELVVYDDEANPQRAVSVVQRLIQNDGVAGVIGTVSSGNVMAFAPVLQRAGVPLIAGPSAATDITTKFIDQKPSFIFRCSMIEKYQIDAILDWAVKNYKKIGLLHSTTGYGNFAAQEATAGLKARGVELAAVEAAAPGVNDLTPQMIKMRDAGVDLILHFHESFELPYRPLPRLNYKPTFAGNWGLSSLKVKDIVGVEAIQGTAMGQALDLSDPKAQTFNKRMTEKYGKDYRWPVVAALGYDAGQIMFAAVDKVGKSDPAKLRDAIETIDGVQAISATPAKPFGPNDHECLGQGDIFLGIWKGDTVVPAPK, from the coding sequence ATGGTTCGGACGGAATCGGTAAAGGGCGCCCTGCTGCGGGGCACCGCCACAGCGCTGGCGCTGCTGCTCGGGCCCGCTGGCGCGGCCCTGGCCCAGACGCCGGTGAAGATCGGCGTCGTGGAGGGTCTCAGCGGACCGCCCGCGATCGTCGATTTCGGTGAGAGCTATCTGCAGGGCATCAAGCTCGCGCTGGAGGACTACAAGGCCAAGGGCGGCAAGACCCCCATCGAGCTGGTGGTCTATGACGACGAGGCCAATCCCCAGCGGGCCGTCTCCGTGGTCCAGCGGCTGATCCAGAACGACGGGGTGGCGGGCGTCATCGGCACGGTCTCGAGTGGCAACGTCATGGCCTTTGCGCCCGTGCTCCAGCGCGCCGGCGTGCCGCTCATCGCCGGACCATCGGCCGCCACGGACATCACCACCAAGTTCATCGACCAGAAGCCGAGCTTCATCTTTCGCTGCTCGATGATCGAGAAGTATCAGATCGACGCGATCCTCGATTGGGCGGTCAAGAACTACAAGAAGATTGGCCTGCTGCACTCCACCACCGGCTACGGAAATTTTGCCGCGCAGGAGGCCACGGCCGGCCTGAAGGCGCGCGGCGTGGAACTCGCAGCCGTCGAGGCGGCGGCGCCGGGTGTCAACGACCTGACACCGCAAATGATCAAGATGCGCGACGCCGGCGTCGATCTCATCCTGCACTTCCACGAGTCGTTCGAACTGCCCTATCGCCCGCTGCCGCGGCTCAACTACAAGCCGACCTTCGCCGGCAACTGGGGCCTTTCCTCGCTGAAGGTGAAGGACATCGTAGGCGTGGAGGCCATTCAGGGCACGGCCATGGGCCAGGCTCTCGACCTCTCCGATCCCAAGGCGCAGACCTTCAACAAGCGCATGACCGAGAAGTACGGCAAGGATTATCGCTGGCCGGTGGTGGCCGCGCTCGGGTACGACGCGGGGCAGATCATGTTCGCCGCCGTGGACAAGGTCGGCAAGTCGGACCCTGCGAAGCTGCGCGATGCCATCGAGACCATCGACGGCGTCCAGGCCATCTCGGCTACGCCGGCGAAACCTTTCGGGCCGAACGATCACGAATGCCTCGGCCAGGGCGATATCTTCCTCGGCATCTGGAAGGGCGACACCGTGGTGCCCGCGCCCAAATAG
- a CDS encoding amidase, with protein sequence MSGADALGAFIPGPRLTRPGAPSGPLAGLTFALKDVMDVAGTSTGNGHPDWLATHPPAPRSAVAVERLLEAGASLDGKTIADELCYSLTGENVHYGTPLNPAAPNRVPGGSSSGSASATAGGVVDFAIGTDCGGSVRVPASYCGLFGMRPSHGRIPLDGIAPFAPSFDCVGWFARDAALLERVGRVLMADAAPAPPITRLLAPREAFALLSPEAAAALGPALRLAQDTIAPCEDIALAPEGLDAWSATFRTLQAAEIWTSVGPWIERVRPAFGPGVKERFDAACAIAPAAVAAAAAHRTAIRTRLGELLRPGTAFLLPTVPRPAPLRGMATAEVEVTTRHLAMNLLCIAGLGGLPQVSMPLALLDGAPFGLSLVGPAGSDTALLRAAVAMEGP encoded by the coding sequence ATGAGCGGGGCCGATGCCCTCGGCGCCTTCATCCCCGGCCCGCGCCTCACCCGACCCGGCGCGCCCTCCGGCCCCCTCGCCGGCCTCACCTTCGCGCTGAAGGACGTGATGGACGTGGCCGGCACGTCCACCGGCAACGGTCACCCCGACTGGCTGGCGACCCACCCGCCCGCGCCGCGCTCCGCCGTCGCGGTCGAGCGCCTTCTGGAGGCGGGGGCAAGTCTTGACGGCAAGACCATCGCCGACGAGCTGTGCTACTCGCTCACCGGCGAGAACGTGCATTACGGCACGCCGCTCAATCCGGCGGCGCCCAACCGCGTGCCGGGCGGCTCCTCCAGCGGCTCCGCCTCCGCCACGGCGGGCGGCGTGGTGGACTTCGCCATCGGCACCGATTGCGGCGGCTCCGTGCGGGTGCCGGCGAGCTATTGCGGCCTGTTCGGAATGCGCCCCAGCCATGGGCGCATCCCGCTCGATGGTATCGCCCCGTTCGCCCCCAGCTTCGATTGCGTGGGCTGGTTCGCCCGCGACGCTGCTCTTCTGGAGCGCGTGGGCCGCGTGCTGATGGCCGATGCCGCGCCCGCCCCGCCCATCACCCGCCTGCTCGCGCCGCGCGAGGCATTCGCCCTCTTGTCCCCCGAAGCGGCCGCCGCCCTTGGCCCCGCGCTGCGGCTGGCGCAGGACACGATCGCGCCTTGTGAGGACATCGCGCTTGCGCCCGAAGGTCTGGACGCGTGGTCCGCGACCTTCCGTACCTTGCAGGCGGCCGAGATCTGGACCTCCGTGGGACCCTGGATCGAGCGGGTGCGGCCGGCCTTTGGCCCGGGCGTGAAGGAACGGTTCGATGCCGCCTGCGCCATCGCCCCCGCAGCGGTCGCGGCCGCCGCGGCCCATCGCACCGCCATCCGTACTCGGCTCGGCGAATTGCTGCGCCCCGGCACAGCCTTCCTCCTGCCCACGGTGCCGCGCCCCGCGCCTTTGCGCGGCATGGCCACCGCCGAGGTGGAGGTCACCACCCGTCATCTGGCCATGAACCTTTTGTGCATCGCCGGCCTCGGCGGCCTGCCTCAAGTGTCGATGCCGCTGGCGCTTCTCGACGGTGCGCCGTTCGGCCTCTCGCTGGTGGGGCCGGCGGGCAGCGACACCGCCCTGCTGCGCGCCGCCGTGGCGATGGAAGGGCCCTGA
- a CDS encoding TetR/AcrR family transcriptional regulator — MGNSPTTAVRAPAPGRAAFDRDEQRRRKREAVLRVAASAFNRRGFAKTSMDDVAAVLGVSKPTLYQYFKSKQELLYACHQVAMDNGEAGLALAAAHDGSGLEKLIIYLRRYMEGIFGDLGNCPVLTDVDSLAPEDRENVVARRKRISAATKELIALGVADGSIGPCDPKLASLFALGVVNWIPAWYRDSGPNTPEQIMESFASLLISGLAAPAAPPRPRAKAKPKA, encoded by the coding sequence ATGGGTAACTCTCCCACCACGGCGGTCCGCGCCCCCGCGCCGGGGCGCGCGGCCTTTGATCGAGACGAGCAGCGCCGTCGCAAGCGCGAGGCGGTGCTTCGGGTGGCGGCCTCCGCCTTCAATCGCCGCGGCTTCGCCAAGACGTCCATGGACGACGTGGCCGCGGTGCTCGGCGTGTCGAAGCCGACGCTCTACCAGTATTTCAAGAGCAAGCAGGAATTGCTCTATGCCTGCCACCAGGTGGCCATGGACAATGGTGAGGCGGGTCTTGCGCTCGCCGCCGCCCATGACGGGAGCGGACTGGAAAAGCTCATCATCTACCTGCGCCGGTACATGGAGGGCATCTTCGGTGATCTCGGCAACTGCCCCGTGCTCACCGACGTGGATTCGCTGGCGCCCGAAGATCGGGAGAACGTGGTGGCCCGCCGCAAGCGCATCAGCGCCGCCACCAAGGAGCTGATCGCCCTCGGCGTCGCCGATGGGTCCATCGGCCCATGCGATCCGAAGCTTGCCAGCCTGTTCGCCCTCGGCGTGGTGAACTGGATTCCCGCCTGGTACCGCGATTCCGGCCCCAACACGCCGGAGCAGATCATGGAAAGCTTCGCATCCCTGCTGATCTCGGGGCTCGCGGCGCCGGCCGCCCCGCCGCGCCCGCGTGCGAAGGCGAAGCCGAAGGCCTGA